ACGCGCCCTCGATCGAGGTCGCGGTCGCGATTACGGCTGCCCGCCGCGCTCGTCGCCCTGCGGTTCGTTCCCTCGTTCGTTCGGCCCGCCTGACGAGCGGTCGTCGCTATCGACGATCGAACGAGCGATCGCCGCAGTTTCCGGGCCACCGAGTTCGCCGGCGCGGTCCCGGAGCCTCCGGATCGACTCGACGTCGACGCCGTGATCGGCCAGGGTGGGTTCGGGGACCCCGGCTGCGGCGGTCTCGGCCGCGTCAGCCCGTCGCTCGAGGCTTCGCATCTCGGCGACGGTTGTCGCGACTTCCGCGCGGTAGCGCCCCTCGCTGAGGTCGCCGGCCTCGCGGGACTCGTTCAACTCTTCGAGTCTGTCCTCGAGTTCGGTCAAGCGCCGGTCAGTCTCGTTGAACTGCGCGGCGATGACGGCCGCTTTCGTCTCGTTGGACTCGGCGTTTGCGATCCGGACGCCGAAGGCCCGCTCCGAGACGTTGCCCTCGAGTTCGGCGTTCTGGACGCCGACGGTGGCGGCGAACTGCGCGCCGGGTTCGATCGATTCGGTTCCGTCGTCGGCGTCGGTCTCCGACTGCGCTCCGCCGCTGGAGGTCGCGCTCGCCGCCGCGAAGGGGACCGTGACCGCCGCGACGACGAGAATCGCTGCCAGTGCGATCGACGTGGTTCGATTCATTGGTTGGTGTTGTCTTCGTGTGGTGATATACGCTCGAGACGATGACTTGGGTTCACCGACGATTAACGCGATTCAACGCCGTTTTCGGTCCGACGCCGTCCGGCGATTTCGTCGGTTTCACCGACTCGTGTCAGCTACCCGTCCGGAACGGGATGCAGTTTCGATTCGCTCTCATGTCGATTCGGGACCGTCGTCCTCGTCGGTCAGCGGATCGCCCTCGCCGGGCAGTGAGAGCACGTTCTCGCGGCCGAGGCGGAACGACTCGAGTTTCCCTTCGTCTCGGAGCCCGCTGACGACCTTGCTGGTCTTCGCATCGGTCCAGTCGAGTTCCTCGACGACGGCCTGCTGTTTCATCCGGCCGCCGTTCTCGCGAACGAGGCGGAGGACCTGTTCCTCGTTGCTGAGCAGATCCGGATCCGGCGCCCCAGTTGCACTCGAGTCCGTCGACTGCACGGACTGGGCCCGTTCCGACGACACCGTCGGTTCGTCGGCCGGTGGCGACGCCGTCGCGTCGTCCGTTCGAGCGGCGTCGGGATCGGTTCGATCGATGTCTCCCTCGACCGGCGGCACGGTCGGCCGCGAGCGGTTGCGATACCACCAGAGACCTGCGGCGCCGAGCGCGACGACGGTGAGGCCGGCGGCCGCGAGCAGCGCCGGGGACGGGCCCGTCCCCGCAGCGGTGACGACGACGCGCGGCTCGCCGGAGACGAAGTCGGTGTCGCCGCCCCGCCAGATGACCGCGCGATCGCGTTCGTCGTCGGGCTCCGGCGCGACCGAGGCTCGGTTGTATCCGTCCGGCCACTCGATCAGCAATCGGGTCCCGTCGTCGAGATAGATTCCCTCGAGCGCGTCGCCCGCCCGGAGTTCGTCGCCCTCGACGGCGGCGAACCCATGCCATTGGAACGTGTACCTGACGACGCCGTACTCTTGAGCGAACGACTGGCGTTCGGTCTCCACGGCGAACCCGTCGGTGGACATCTCACGGCCCGTCGCGTTCTCCGCCGTGGCGACCGTCTCGCCCATCCGGTCGGCGAACGACTGCGTGTGGTTGTCCGGATCGTCGCGGATATCGTCCCGCAGCGATTCGAACGCCGTCGTGCTCTCCTCGTCGTCGAGCCGAACGAGAAACTCGAGGCGCCACTCTGCGGTCCCGTTCGGTCGGAGCGCGACGTCCATTCGGACCTCGTCCGCGTCGATCTGGTCCTGCTGGACCGCGAACGACCCCGGCTCCGACTGCGGCCGCCCGGTGTCCGCGGCTCCGACGGCTGCGATCGGCCCGGTTCCGACGAGCAGTATCGCGACGACCGCGACCGTCACGCCGACGCGACTGTTCATGCGAGTCGGTACTTGCCAGCTCGCTTAAAACGTACCGAAGTCAGAAAAGGGCCGAAATCGCCCGAAATCGGCACGATAAGCCGAAACTGTGCTATATGTGTCAGTTACAAAACCTTTGGGGGTAGAGGATGTCCCTCTCGAGTCCGACCCGTTCCAAGAAAACGCGGCGTACGTTTGGGCGCGGCGGCGGGAACGGTTCCGGCGGAGGGGATCGCCAGCGGAAGCGTTTCAGGTGGAGGGGACGTCAGCGGGAGCGATTTCGGCGGAGGACTGCGTCAGCGGAGACGCGGTTCAGGCACCCGGCACGCCGAGTGCCGTGAGCGAGCCGATACCGAGCAACTCGAGGGCCGCGAGGACGACGACCGCGGCCGCCCACGCGGCGAGGCCGACCGCGCCGGAGCGGAGCCAGCCGAGCCGGTAGCGCCACTTGACGACCGCGACCCAAGCAATGACGGCCAGCAGGCCGCCGAGCAGCGGCACCGGCTCGAGGAACGCCCAGGCCAGCGCGCCGAGCAGCGCGGTCACCACAGCGTGGCCGTAGTCACGGGCGTCCGCGGCGACGTGGGTGCCGGCGTGGAGGGCCGCGCCGCCGACCAGCAGGCTCACGGCGAACGTCAGCAGCCGGTCCTCGAGCCCGATCGGTGCCGGGGAAGCGAATGGAGGCATGGGATGGGGAAGTTACCGGAGACTTATTCCTCGTCGTCCGTTTCCTCGTCGTTCGATTCGTCGGTGTCGTCGGTCTGTTCGCTCTCGTTCGAGTCGCCCGGTTCGACGGCCTCCTCATCGTTCGGTTCGTTGGCGTCGTCGGTCTCGTCGTCACCGGTGTCGGCGTCGTTGCCGTTCTCGTCGGCGTCCGCGCCGTCGTCGCGTTCATCGCTGTCCGAGTCAGCGTCGCCGTTCCCGTCGCGTTCGTCAGCACTCTCGCTCTCGTCTTCGTCGTCATCCGGCGTCACGTCGCTGACCGCGTCGCCGAGCGAACCGCCGAGGTCACTGCTCAGGAACGACGAAATCCGCTCGTGGATCGCGGAGACGTGATCGGGAACCTGTCCGGGGAGTTTGACGTTCGGTCCCTGTCCGTTCCGGTCGTCTGCGGCGGTATCGCCGGCGGTTCCATTCCCGCTTCGATCCGCGTTATCGTTCGCGTGTCGTTCGTCCGCGCTATCCGCACTCGCGTCCGGGGACACGGGCGCGTTCCCGGGCGCCGCGGCGGCAAACCCGGTGGTTGCGATCAGTACTGCGCAGGCGACTGCGATGAGCGTCGTTCGTTTCATAGCTCGCATCCCACTCTCGGTGGCCGGACCGACTTGAAGGGGGTTCGTCGTGGAGCGGATTTTCGAGCGTTTGACGCCATTTGAGGGTCGTTTTCGCAGGTTTGTCTCCGGTTTGACGCCGATCGAAGGCGGGTATCCCGTCACCGAGGCGTCGGGTCGAGCGCAGCGACGAACACGACTCGAGCGCGCGCCGTCCGGTCGACGACGCCGAACGCAGCCGAGCTGGCGATCGTCGTACTCTCGAGGGGGCGCTATCGGAGGATTGCACGCAATGCTATCGGGTCCGATTCTCCAGCGCCTCGCGTCTCGAGGCGCTGCGAATCCGCCGTTGCGAATCCGACGCTACGAGTCCGACGCCTCGAGTGCCGTCTCGACGCCGTTGACCAGATTGTTCGCGGTCGTACCGCCCTCGTCGCGCCAGTGGACCTCGCCGGTGCCGTCGACGGCCAGCGTCGTCGGCGTGCCGGTGACGCCATAGTCCTCGAACAGCGCCCCGTCCTCGTCGACGGCGAGGGTCCAGTCACCGTCCTGCTGGGCCCACCAGTCGGACAGTTCCGACGGCGAGGACGCCGAGCCGGAGTACTCGTCGACGACGCTTACGACGTGGACGTCGCCGTCGGGGCCGACCTCGCGGGCGGTCGCGAGTTCCTCGCGGGCCTCGCCGACCCGCGAGAGCATGGCGCGGCTGGTCGGACAGGTGATCCGGATGCAGTTGACGAGCTGGATCTGCCCTCGGCTCGGAACGTCGATCGTCCCTCCCTCGCTCCCAGGCGCGTCGACGGTCGTGAGTTCGACCGCCGACTCGTTCGATTCGTCGCTGTTACCGTCGTCGTCCGAGTCGGCGCCGCCCTCGAGGCAGCCTGACCCCGCCGCCAGTACCGCCGTGGCCGCGATGAATGCGCGTCGTTTCATATCGTATCGGACGGCCGCCGCCCGCCAGTTCGGCTCCGTATACGGGTTCGTCGCCGCGGAGTGACGTGTTTGTTTCCCCGGATTGGCCACGTAGCCCAGCACGAGGGCGAGCGGTCAGCCAGCGGAATCGTCCCCTCTCCGTTCTATCGAGAGCGTCAGTCGAGACAGACGTACGTTCGCGTCGTGCCGACGTCCTCGAGCGGCCGGACCGCCGACGTGACCGTCGAAAGGAGGTCGTGCGGTCGCTCGCCCTCGAGTTCGACCACGACGTCGAAGTCGCCGGTGATGACGTACGCCTCAGCGACGCCGTCGACCTCGCGAACGGAGTCGCAGACGGTCTCGGCCATGCCCGTCGCAACGTCGATCAGCACGAATGCGCGAGCCATTATCATGCGTGCTTCGCGATCGAGCGACAAATAACGACCGTATGCGCCGGACC
This genomic window from Haloterrigena salifodinae contains:
- a CDS encoding helix-turn-helix transcriptional regulator, translating into MNSRVGVTVAVVAILLVGTGPIAAVGAADTGRPQSEPGSFAVQQDQIDADEVRMDVALRPNGTAEWRLEFLVRLDDEESTTAFESLRDDIRDDPDNHTQSFADRMGETVATAENATGREMSTDGFAVETERQSFAQEYGVVRYTFQWHGFAAVEGDELRAGDALEGIYLDDGTRLLIEWPDGYNRASVAPEPDDERDRAVIWRGGDTDFVSGEPRVVVTAAGTGPSPALLAAAGLTVVALGAAGLWWYRNRSRPTVPPVEGDIDRTDPDAARTDDATASPPADEPTVSSERAQSVQSTDSSATGAPDPDLLSNEEQVLRLVRENGGRMKQQAVVEELDWTDAKTSKVVSGLRDEGKLESFRLGRENVLSLPGEGDPLTDEDDGPEST
- a CDS encoding TlpA family protein disulfide reductase, whose product is MKRRAFIAATAVLAAGSGCLEGGADSDDDGNSDESNESAVELTTVDAPGSEGGTIDVPSRGQIQLVNCIRITCPTSRAMLSRVGEAREELATAREVGPDGDVHVVSVVDEYSGSASSPSELSDWWAQQDGDWTLAVDEDGALFEDYGVTGTPTTLAVDGTGEVHWRDEGGTTANNLVNGVETALEASDS
- a CDS encoding Lrp/AsnC ligand binding domain-containing protein, yielding MARAFVLIDVATGMAETVCDSVREVDGVAEAYVITGDFDVVVELEGERPHDLLSTVTSAVRPLEDVGTTRTYVCLD